The sequence GGCGGCGGGGCCGACGAAGGCCGGGGCCAGCCCGTAGACGGGGCAGGCCGCATAGCAGAGCATGCAGTTGATGCACATGCTGAACTGCTTGTAGGCCTCGAGCTGGGCCGGGCTCTGACGATACTCGCCCTCCGACACGGGCTTCTCCGTCTCGCGGATGAGCCAGGGCTTCACCCGGCGCAACTTCTCCAGAAAGTCGTCGAGGGCGACGACGAGATCCCGGATCACCGGGAAGTTCGCCAGGGGCTCCACGCGAATCGGCCCCGGGTGGTAGTCGCGCAGGAAGGCGGAGCACGTGAGCTTGGGGACGCCGTTCACCATCATCCCGCAGCTCCCGCACACGCCCATGCGACAGGACCACCGGTAGGTGAGCGACCCGTCCACCCGATCCTTGATGTGGTTGAGCGCATCGAGGACCACCCAGTCCTTCCGGTACGGCACCGAGAAGGA comes from Candidatus Methylomirabilota bacterium and encodes:
- a CDS encoding succinate dehydrogenase/fumarate reductase iron-sulfur subunit gives rise to the protein MTEETITLEVTRYRPGHDTEPRTESFSVPYRKDWVVLDALNHIKDRVDGSLTYRWSCRMGVCGSCGMMVNGVPKLTCSAFLRDYHPGPIRVEPLANFPVIRDLVVALDDFLEKLRRVKPWLIRETEKPVSEGEYRQSPAQLEAYKQFSMCINCMLCYAACPVYGLAPAFVGPAAIALAYRYNLDSRDEGYRVREPILSDSVGVWECTFVGECSVVCPKGVDPAAAIQRSKVAGAKDWAMSVLMPWGGRK